The DNA region CCCGCCGGCCGCTCGGGGAATGGCATGGGGTCACCGTCGATGACGACGGGCGCGTGACGAAGTTGCATCTCACCGATAATGGCCTTACGGGGCCGCTCCCGCGCGAGCTCGGCGACCTCACCAGCCTGAGGGAGCTGAATCTCGGGTGGAACGGTCTCACGGGGCCGATCCCGCGCGAACTCGGCAACCTCACCAGCCTGAGGGAGTTGAATCTCTACTCCAACGATCTCACGGGACCGATTCCGAGCGAACTTGGCAGGCTGACGAGCCTGTGGCATCTGAATCTCGGGTGGAACGGCCTCACGGGACCGATCCCGCGCGAGCTCGGCGACCTCACCAGACTGAGGCAACTGAATCTCTCCAACAATGGCCTCACGGGACCAATCCCGTCCAAGATCGGCAACCTCACGCGCCTGACGGAACTGGGGCTCGAAGAGAACGACCTCACGGGACCGATCCCGCCCGAGCTCGGCGACCTCACAAGCCTGACGGAGTTGGGGATCGACGGGAACGATCTCATGGGGCCGATCCCGCCCGAGCTCGGCGATCTCACGCGCCTGACGGACCTGAAATTCTCGGGGAACTCCGGCCTAGTTGGAAGCCTTCCAACCGAACTGGCACGTCTTGGCCGGCTCGAAACGCTATTGGCCTTCGGAACGGATCTTTGTGCACCTTCGGATCCCGGCTTCCAGGATTGGCTCAGACGCATCGACCGTCTGCGAGTTGCGACCTGTGTGGGTGATAGCTCGTCCTTTGCATACCTCACCCAAGCGGTGCAGTCACAGGAGTATCCGGTTCCGCTGGTCGCCGGAGAAAAGGCGCTGCTAAGGGTCTTTGTCACCGCCGCGACCTCTACGACGGCGGGCATCCCTCCCGTTCGAGCCCTGTTCTACGTGGACGGAACCGAGATCCACGTGGCCGACATTCCGGCGCGTGCGGCGACCCTACCGACCGAGGTTTACGAGGGAGATCTGTCGCGATCGTCCAACGCCGAGATTCCCGCCGAGATCATACTTCCGGGTCTCGAGATGGTCGTCGAGATCGACCCGGAAGGAACGCTGGATCCCGGTATCATGACGGCAAGCCGGATCCCGGACACGGGCCGCATGGCGGTCGATGTGCGGGAGATGCCCGTGCTGCATCTGACGGTGATTCCCTTCCTTTGGAGCGCCGACCCCCATCGGGGGGCCGTAGATACGGCCGAGGCTATGCAGGCGGACCCCGAGGGCCACGAGCTGCTTTTTAAGGCTCGTACGCTGCTGCCGATCGGAGACATCGAAGTGACGGCCCACGCCCCCGTGATGACTTCGAGTTCGCCCGACGACCCTTCCGGGCTATTCGAGGAAACGGAAGCGATTCGGGCCATGGAGGGCGGGAGCGGCCACTACATGGGCACAATTTCGAGCCCGGGCCATGTACGGGGACCAAGAGGATTGGCGGGCCGCCCTGGCCGGGTAAGCATTTCAAGTCTGAACGCGGCGACCATGGCTCACGAACTCGGACACAACATGAGCCTGTATCATGCGCCGTGCGGGAGCGCAGGGGGACCGGACCCGGCGTTTCCCTACCCGGACGGATCGACTGGCGCCTGGGGGTACGATTTCCGATTTGGAGGTGCATTGGCGACGCCAGGCAGGCCGGACCTGATGTCCTACTGCGGGCCGGCGGGGATCAGCGACTATCACTTTGCCAACGCGCTCCGCTTTCGCCTCTTCGACGAGGGGTCGTCCCGGCCGGCGAGTCTGATCGATCAGGAAGCAATGTCCCTCCTCCTATGGGGCGGCATGGATGCGGAGGGCCAGCCCTTCCTCAATCCATCCTTTGTCGTCGATGCCCCCTCTGCGCTGCCCAGGGACACTGGTGAGCACCGGATCACCGGGCGGAGCGGGAGCGGCGGCGAGCTTTTCTCCGTCGGCTTCGCCATGCCCGAGGTGGCCGACGGAGACGGGAGCTCGTCCTTCGCCTTCGTCCTCCCGGTCGAGCCCGGCTGGGCGATCCGCCTGGCAAGCATCACGCTCTCCGGTCCCGGTGGGTCGGTGACACTCGACAGCGACACCGATACTCCGCTGTTCATCCTGTTCGATCCGAGTACCCGGCAGGTGAGAGGCATCCTGCGCGATCTGCCTCAGGCAGGCGCGTCGGCGCTCGTTTCTCAAGCAGGCGCCAATCGTCTCGATGTGCTCTTCAGCCGAGGGATCCCCGACGCCGCAGCGTGGGGTCAGAGCCGGATTCTGGACTTAAAAGGGATCGGCGGACGCCAAGCTCCTCCCCCTGCGCTGATGCTGTCGGTTGCGCCGAGTTCCATCGATTGGGGGGCAAATGCCACGCTGACGTGGTCCTCGGCCGATGCGGAGAGCGTGAAGGTCACGCCGGACCTCGGCGCAGTTCCGGCATCGGGCTCGCGAATAGTGTCGCCGCGCACCACGACGACATACCACATCACGGTGCGTGGCGCCGACGGTCAGACGCGGACGGCATCCGTTACGGTCAGAGTGGTGGGCTCCCAGCGGGACGTGCTGACGGCGTTGTACCAATCCACCGGCGGACCTGATTGGTTTGACAGCAGCAACTGGGGAACCAGCCGGCCGCTCGGGGATTGGCATGGGATCACCGTCGATGACGACGGGCGCGTGACGGAGTTGAATCTCAACGACAACGGCCTCACAGGACCGATCCCGCCCGAACTCGGCAACCTTACGCGCCTGAGGGAGCTGATTCTTGGCTTCAACGCTCTCACGGGGCCGATCCCGCCCGAACTTGGCAACCTCGCGAACCTGAGGGAGCTGATTCTCGGTTACAACGGTCTCACGGGGCCGATCCCGCCCGAGTTCGGCAACCTCACGCGCCTGGTGAAGCTGCGTCTCAGCTCTAACGATCTCGCGGGACCGATCCCACCCGAGTTTGGCAACCTCACGCGCCTGACGGAACTGCGGCTTGACGGGAACGCTCTCACGGGGCCGATCCCGCCCGAACTTGGCAACCTTACGAGCCTGAGGAATTTACAACTCCGGTCCAACGATCTCACGGGGCCGATCCCTCCTGAACTCGGCAACCTCACGCGCCTGACGAGTCTGGGTCTCCACCCCAACTATTTCACGGGGCCGATCCCTCCTGAACTCGGCAACCTCACGCGCCTGACGGAACTGCGGCTCGACGGGAACGCTCTCACGGGACCGATCCCGCCCGAGTTCGGCAACCTCACGCGCCTGACGGAACTGCGGCTTGACGGGAACGCTCTCACGGGGCNNNNNNNNNNNNNNNNNNNNNNNNNNNNNNNNNNNNNNNNNNNNNNNNNNNNNNNNNNNNNNNNNNNNNNNNNNNNNNNNNNNNNNNNNNNNNNNNNNNNCGATCCCGCCCGAGCTCGGCGACCTCACACGCCTGACGGAACTGGATTTCTCGGGGAACTCCGGCCTGGCGGGAACCCTTCCACCCGCATTGACTAATCTTGGCAGCCTCGAAACGTTATTGGCTGTCGGAACGGATCTTTGCGCACCCTCGGATCCCGACTTCCGGGATTGGCTCGGAGGCATCTACCGGATGCGGGTTGCGCCTTGTGCGAGTGACAGCGCGGCCTTTGCATACCTCACCCAGGCGGTGCAGTCACGAGAGTATCCGGTTCCGCTGGTCGCCGGAGAGAAGGCGCTGCTCCGGGTTTTCGTCACCGCCGCGAGGTCTACGACGGAGACCATCCCTCCCGTTCGAGCCTGGTTCTACGTGGATGGAACCGAGATCCACGTGGCGGACATTCCGGCGCGTGCGGGGGCGCTTCCGATCAAGGTTTACGAGGGAGATCTGTCACGATCGTCCAACGCCGAGATCCCCGGCGAGATCATACGTCCGGGTCTTGAGATGGTCGTCGAGATCGACCCGGAAGGAACGCTGGATCCCGGTCTCGTGACGGCAAGCCGGATCCCGGACACGGGCCGCATGGCGGTCGATGTGCGGGAGATGCCCGTGCTGCACCTGACGGTGGTTCCCTTTCTCTGGAGCGACGACCCTCATCGGGCGGTCGTGGATACAGCCGAGGCGATGGAGGCGGACCCGGAGGGCCACGAACTGCTGCGGGAGACTCGTACGCTGCTGCCGATCGGAGATCTCGAGGTGACGGCCCACGCACCCGTGATGACTTCGAGTTCGCCCGACGATTTTTACTCGCTATTCGGGCAGACGGAAGCGATTCGGGCCATGGAGGGGGGGAGCGGCCACTACATGGGCACGATGTCGAAGCCGGGCCGGGTAGGGCAGGCAGGACGGGCAGAACAACCCGGACGGGTGTTCATTTCGAGACTGAACTCGGCGACCATAGCTCACGAACTCGGCCACAACTTGAGCCTGTATCATGCTCCCTGCGGAGGCGCTGGGGGAGCGGACCCGGCGTTTCCCTCCCCGGACGGATCGACTGGCGCCTGGGGGTACGACTTCCGCTATGGTGACGCATTGGCCTCGCCATTCAGGCCGGACCTGATGTCCTACTGCGAACCGGTGGGGATCAGCGATTATCACTTCGCCAACGCGCTCCGCTTTCGCCTCTTTGACGAGGGGCCGCCCCGGCCGTCGAGCCTGATCGCTCAAGACGAGAGCCCGCCCCGGCCAGCGAGTCTGATCGCTCAAGAAGCAACGTCCCTTCTCATATGGGGTGGAATGGATGCGGAAGGCCAACCGTTCCTCAACCCATCCTTTGTTGTCGATGCCCCCACCAAGCTGCCCAGGGCCACCGGTGAGCACCGGATCACCGGGCGGAGCGGGAGCGGCGACGAGCTCTTTTCCGTCGGCTTCGCCATGCCCGAGGTGGCCGACGGTGACGGGAGCTCGTCCTTCGCCTTCGTCCTCCCGGTCGAGCCCGGCTGGGCGGTCCGCCTGGCAAGCATCACGCTCTCCGGTCCCGGCGGGTCGGTGAGGCTCGACAGCGACACCGATATCCCCCTGTACATCCTGGTCGATCCGGGCACCCGGCAGGTGAGAGGTATCCTGCGCGACCTGCCTCAGGCGGGCGTGTCGGCGCTCGTCTCTCAAGCAGGCGCCGGGAGTCTCGATGTGCTCTTCAGCCGCGGGATCCCCGACGCCGCAGCGTGGGGTCCGTGAAGGATCGGCCGGTCAGGCGACCATCATTCCGTGGTCGGTGACGGTCTGCGCCGCGGCTGGTTCCGGCGTGGACAACAGGCCCAAGTTCAAAGAGGTGGT from Acidobacteriota bacterium includes:
- a CDS encoding M66 family metalloprotease, translated to MTKLHLTDNGLTGPLPRELGDLTSLRELNLGWNGLTGPIPRELGNLTSLRELNLYSNDLTGPIPSELGRLTSLWHLNLGWNGLTGPIPRELGDLTRLRQLNLSNNGLTGPIPSKIGNLTRLTELGLEENDLTGPIPPELGDLTSLTELGIDGNDLMGPIPPELGDLTRLTDLKFSGNSGLVGSLPTELARLGRLETLLAFGTDLCAPSDPGFQDWLRRIDRLRVATCVGDSSSFAYLTQAVQSQEYPVPLVAGEKALLRVFVTAATSTTAGIPPVRALFYVDGTEIHVADIPARAATLPTEVYEGDLSRSSNAEIPAEIILPGLEMVVEIDPEGTLDPGIMTASRIPDTGRMAVDVREMPVLHLTVIPFLWSADPHRGAVDTAEAMQADPEGHELLFKARTLLPIGDIEVTAHAPVMTSSSPDDPSGLFEETEAIRAMEGGSGHYMGTISSPGHVRGPRGLAGRPGRVSISSLNAATMAHELGHNMSLYHAPCGSAGGPDPAFPYPDGSTGAWGYDFRFGGALATPGRPDLMSYCGPAGISDYHFANALRFRLFDEGSSRPASLIDQEAMSLLLWGGMDAEGQPFLNPSFVVDAPSALPRDTGEHRITGRSGSGGELFSVGFAMPEVADGDGSSSFAFVLPVEPGWAIRLASITLSGPGGSVTLDSDTDTPLFILFDPSTRQVRGILRDLPQAGASALVSQAGANRLDVLFSRGIPDAAAWGQSRILDLKGIGGRQAPPPALMLSVAPSSIDWGANATLTWSSADAESVKVTPDLGAVPASGSRIVSPRTTTTYHITVRGADGQTRTASVTVRVVGSQRDVLTALYQSTGGPDWFDSSNWGTSRPLGDWHGITVDDDGRVTELNLNDNGLTGPIPPELGNLTRLRELILGFNALTGPIPPELGNLANLRELILGYNGLTGPIPPEFGNLTRLVKLRLSSNDLAGPIPPEFGNLTRLTELRLDGNALTGPIPPELGNLTSLRNLQLRSNDLTGPIPPELGNLTRLTSLGLHPNYFTGPIPPELGNLTRLTELRLDGNALTGPIPPEFGNLTRLTELRLDGNALTG